The region tatgtatatatacatccaGTTTACCAATTCTTAATCACTGCTGCATCAGTTAGACATTATGCATATAGCATATTATACTTATAAATGCCTGGTAACTCTCTAATACTCATATTGTGATCTAAGTCCTTTATATGTGGTAAGAGTTTCTGTAGTAATCAATCTTAAATTGTTGCCTTTATTCTTTGAGGATAAATGAATCCCTTACTTTCTCACTATATTCAGCTGTCAATCTTTTTCAATTCCTGCAGCTGTGATGTTGTTAGGTATTTTCAGGAGCAGTAATAATTTGCCAGTCATAATACCTACTGTGAAAATAAGTTTTGAGTCACATTTCCCAAGATACGAAGGCAGAAACTGTTCTACTCCTTGACGCCTGGATTAATCtgcaaactcattttaaaatattttcctcttctttctattGAAAATGCTTCTTACACATCTTGTTATTTATACAcaattgctttattttatcatttatatatattgtaGATATCTTCCCTGAACTATTTTATAGAATCCAAAATTTTATAACACTATTTAGGACCAAACTTTGCATTATATACACCCATGTTGGTGGACTTACATGCTGTTACTCATATGTGGATGGGCTGCATTATGTGAGTAGCTTTTCAAATCTGAATGCTCTGCATAATTTTGGGATAAAGGTGCCACTGATTGCTATGTAAACTATATTCATAATCACTGTGAGTTTGGTATTGATTTTCACTGTTAGCAAATAGTGCTATCATATATCTCAGTCTTACAAATGCACTGGTCCAAGCTTGTCTTCCCACTGCTTGGTGTGGATGGAAAGGCTGTGCTCTGTGACTGGCTCAACCACAGATGAAGGAGGGCTTGCTGTGGCTAAGCCAGTCAGCACAGTGTACTGTGGACAGAGGTGTGATTATGGGTAGCTAAATTAGCCTGAGAGTGGAAGGAAAGCATCCAAGTCCTGCACAAATCTACTCAGAAAAGGTGTGTGAGATGTGGGGCAGGTCACCAGCCCCCTGAGACATGCCCCGGCAGGTCCCAGACTTGGGAGAACCTCACACTGCCCTGGAGGCTTCCAGCCCCGGCTTCCTGCTGCTGTGGATTCACTCTCTGACCCGTGTTTTATAAAAGCAGCAACAGCTGTGCTGACACCAGCTTCCTACAAAATCTGCAGAGCATAAAATACTTCAATGTAATTTGCACTCTCTATTCATATGTGAAGAAGAAAATCATTTGACACtaaaagtatttcaaaacatttttgtgaTCTGATGAACTTTTCACTCACTGAACACTCCTTTCTATTTAAATTTCCACATGAAGTATCCTGTGGAATGTATGCATATTAACAAGTGGACACCGAAAATCCAGAAATTTATGTGAGTTGTTAAgacaaattctaaaaattaaagaactaatatgcatttgtcttcctttccttatctcaatagaatcatttcttttaataatgtgCATACAGAAATACAGATTTGTGGTCTGGGGACTTAACCTTAAAAATCTATATATCTTACCAGTAGATGGATAAAATTAGGAAACTTAAATCAATATTCACCTCAACTTTATTCTGTACAGACTGGACAGCCTAACAATATGTATTAGGACAGTATGCACTTCTTCCATTGTTTggttattacaaaagaaaattcatgcAAAAACATTGTAGCATGCATGACCCTTCAGTTCCACAAATATTGCCCATAATTATTAGGTTTGGAATATTATTACAATTGGTCATGAATAGATACTGCCTAcccaaatattttggaaaaataaataagtactttAGGATtataatattgtgtgtgtgtgtgtgtgtgtgtgtgtgtatacttaaAAGACAATACTTTCAACATCACTTTGGACTCTGAACTTTGTCCAAgtttcataaattatttcaatatacAACAGTCCCACAAGAGCACTGCTAATTTAATCATTGTAAGGCTATTGTGCCCTTTCATTATTAGTCTTGAAATTCTTCATAAATtagcaaattaattttaattagtaaaattAATATACTTAAAGAATTGAATTAGTAAAATTAATAAGCTAAAGAATTATTTTGAGTTAATATATCATGGATATTTTCATGTACACtataattttcacaaattttttttttttcaaatttggaaGCATTAAGTCAAATGATAAAATCCTAGAATGTgttcatcacaaaaaaaaaaaaaaaaaaaaaatagatgttgtGGCCAAATGAGTACAATTATGTATGCCTCCATACAATTAATTTCAAGAAACATTTGTGGGGACAAAGAATTGTCAGTTCGCTGCCCTTTTCCTCTTATATTGAAAACAATGACATCCTGCTCTTGATTATTTCCAAATTACATAAGCTTTGTGATTATGGAGAGCTCACTTCTTACATCTACAGTGTATGTCCACCCACTTCAGTGTGGCTCCCCAGAATGAAAAAAAGCTACAATCTTTCCACCGAAGGTGCATGTCACGTATCTTGCTGACCAATACAAAGATTTGTCCTGAATAGGGTAGTTTTCTTCAATCAATCACAGAATTTGCCATAAAGCACCTTTCACTAGGTCTCCCAAGGACAGAGTGGTAGCTCACTTCCAACATGGATGATAACAGCTGTGGCAAATATCGCCCTAAGCCCCACTTGATCAAGGATTGTCTTATCAAATGTTACAACAGATAAATGAAGCAGACTGTGCTTACATTTGAGAATTGCAGATGTAGAAAGAGagtatttagaaaatgttttttttttttttaatttcctgaaaaatcaaagggaaatattTGTTCTTAAACCAGAGAACATGACTCTAGAATGCAGGCCTGAGAGAGTACTCCTAGGTTTCCTGATTGCCAGGTTTCATTGCAATTACAACAGTGTCAATACTCATGTACTGAATAAAtcaaataacatgaaataaataatggaCTTTCCAAGGCTTAGTCTGCTCCAAGGATAAGCTTTCTGGCAACTGACAAGTTAATTCAAGTAGGGCACACCACTGTGATAGTCATTCTCAGCAGATGCAGTGCCCCACACACCCTTATTGCACAAAGGAAGTAGGTGAGAAATACTTTATTAATTTACCACAAATGAAAACTCTTTGACTATAGGAATGCTGACCTAATCCATGGGAAACAGTGGCTCTGTCCCCCTTGTAGTTTTAATCACTAGCCAACCCGTCAGTGTGTTGCAGTGAACCCCCCATTCCACAGGAGTGGGTTGAGGGCAAGCAGGTGGGCTTGTGCATGACATTATTACTGGTTTCTACTATGGTAGTGACAGGTCCTGAGGGTTAGGCACACCTGTCTACAGTCGGTGTTTTAAAATGTGGATAGAAACCTTACCCCAAATTCATAAGGAAAACACAGGAGTGAAGATAAAGTGATTAATCTGTTACTGTTTCCTAGTCAGCGCTCACTTCATCATAGAAACCACTGCTCTCATCTACTCAAAAACTCCCAGATTTAGGTGCACAGGTTTAAGTGAGAGGATTCACTGCATTCATCTAACCCAGAGCTGAACCTGAGCATCTCTCACTGCTCCTGAATTCCCCATCACCAATATTTTTTGCCAAATTTCAACTTGATAAATTGAAATCATTTAATGTAAGCATAGAAAATATGTAGTCTCTGTAGAAATTGACAGGTCTAATACAATTACTGTATTTATGCACAAACATTCAGACTTCAGTTTCTCCTGATACTATGCACTGCCTGTTGGAATAGCTTACTATCAACTACActgtgagaattttaaaaatataatttgttcattaACATGGGGTGAAAATGTAGAGCTAACCTTGTACCTGGAAACAACCTAAAGGAAGGAAAAGCACCTTGAGTACACTGAAGTTGTTGCTTCTTTAAGTTCCTTTTCAATAGACAATGAGAACTATTATACAACTATGAAATTGTTACCAGGGAATCCATAGTGACAGTCACAATGATCATGATATTTGACAGAGGTAACAGTTATGTTTtgcaaattttacaaaatgtGTTTGCAGAGAGTAAAAGGAAAGATAAGAGATTATTGGATGAGATCAAGATactttaattcttgattttaaaattaggtacaggccttaaaaatatgaaaaaaaaaaattacagcaatGTAAGCTTTAGAGAACACTACCTCTTTCCAGCACTCAGGCTAAGTCTTGGTACTGACCTGCCTCCTGAGCAGCCACTGTGCAGGGCCCAGAGCTCCCAGGCTCTCGCCCTGGACTACTCTGTACTTGTATAAAAGGCACTGTTGCTTGTGTAAAATGAGAGGCACCCATCCAAAGTCCTAGAGCACCTTACCATCAGGCTTAGGAAGTCTCAACAGCAGCATGTTCAGTAGGATGGGGTGACAAgacattttctcttcttattagCTCAATGCAGATGATTCTCAAATCCCAGGATATTGGATCCCTGAAGCAAACTTCCTGCAGGGCTAGTGCACTGTTATTACCAGGATATGATTCATTGAAAGGAGGCAGATTTCcaacaataaatgagatggtaatTGTAAATGAATTCTCTCTTTACTGGGAATGCAATCCACTCTGTTGTCCTGTACTTTAGCAATATCCATGTGTCAATAAAGATCTGAAAGTTACAGAGGATAGAGTGTCTTAGAAATACCTTGctctaaaatatgttattttaaagtggaaaacaaaatttGGACTAAATGttactcaagaaaataaaaagttgtgaaaGAAGTAATTCAGATGAgaacaaaataagtcaaagtaaaaaacaaaatagttaatctctgattatattatttttattttcttggagttGAATTTGTACTAATTACTTTTTCGTTTGACTTTTATACAAATAATATCTAGACATTTTCACAACACATAAatatgtttcattattttattttaaaattaagacctTTGCAAGCTTGCCACATGTCTTCCCTGaaaattattatagttttataaaaattcaccAGTTAAAGATAAAACATATAGTCTCACCACCTGAAACATCatttttgaaattctatttttaccatttttatctaatattttatattttagcagAAAATGTTTCTATAAAATTTCAGATTCTCAATGTCATTTTTCTTCCAATGGAAATGGAAGACTGTGTTAAAGGGTTtactctagggctggggttgtggtacagtggtagagtgcttgcctaagatgcatgaggcattgggttctatccctagcacaacataaaaatactgaacaaaacaaaatgcatagTATAACCAAACATGTAAGTTTTATtgtttaaagtaaaatgaaagagGATGAAGATATATTACACAAATACACAATTAGTAAAAACAGTTCATCTTCAGCCATTGAATTAAAGTGAGTGTTTGAAAATACACAACAAACAActgaatatataatttcattttttccttttatactaAATTTAATATAGCATTTTAAATGTCATATATGGTCCATGAATGAACTACCAAGTTGGGCTCATTGGGGAGACTAcatgctttattatttctttccaagaataaaaacatacagttaacaaaatttaaaaaaaaaatcagacagtaaaataatacaaaaatatagaactTTCACAGCAATCAGGGGAAGCcaagctaaaaacaaaataagttacCAAAACACTCACTAGAAGTTCTCAAAAATAAAGTCTGATAACAATGGATGCAAAAGAATCTTGAGCACTGTGGTGGTGGAAATGTCATATTAACATTCTGTTTCAGCAAACAAGTCAAGAAAAAGTTCACCATCCATCTACCTAAATAAtagttattaaaaacaacaacaacaacttttgaTCCCACAAATAACTTTAATTTCCATAGATCCAAACTGAACATAGTCCAGACATCCTCCAAAACACATGGGGTAACATACTGTGACATTTTAGACAATAGAAGACCTGAAGGAATTAAACGGGGTGAAGAACTGGTGAGAGCAGAGTTGCAGAGGAGTCTTTGAACTGAGAGAAAAACACAGGATGTAGGACTATTCATCATGGGGTTCGAAGGACAAGAATAGAACAGGCCAAACTAAGCAATGGGATAAACAGCAGTCCCATGGTCTTTCTTGAGGGTGCTTCACTGGTGGTggagggacttgggaggctggagcaTGTAGCCTTTCTTGATAACAGTGTGGAGTCTTAGGCTAGTATTTATTgaaatttcttgaaagaaaagGCTGGGTTGTGAGCATCCTACTTCTTAAAAAGTATACCTCAGTTGAAACATAGATAATAATCCCAAAATTGCTGGAATAGTGAATTCACTTTTTGAGTAACAGTTCATTAAAACATGCAGGTTTATTGATAAGTAAAATGTGGGGGGCAGATCCAAGGGAATCCAATTGTTCTCCCTTATCTCTGGTTTTGTGCACCATAGACTCAGTTACCTGCAATCAACAACaaactgaaaacttaaaattaaaaaatccagaaatacatAATCCATAAGTATAGAATCTGGTACAGCAATGCTCCAGTCTGAACTGAAAAGATGAACCTCTCCACTtaatgagaaaagaattatagGCAGAGGTTGCAGAGATCTTTGCTAAGAGTAAATATACATGTGAAActgcaaagaaggaaaaagaaaagcatgctACTTTTGCTCTTGAACCTCAAGTTGCAAAAGTTTTGGCCACAGCACTCAGTGTTCAGCTAAGGTCAACAATGTTTTCAAAGAGCGCATCAGTGGTTCCAGGTATCCCCTGGGCAATGTGGATTGTGTCTGTAATTCATAAGGAGGGTTCCCTGTAATTACAACTCTAAAAATCCCACCAGTCACTCTGCCCAACCACAAAATCTGGGGCAATGTAGTGTATTGTTAATAAAGCCTCAAGGCCACACACTGGCCACACACTTTCTCAGGGTGCCCTTGACCTCGCTGTTCCTCAAGCTGAAAATGAGGGGGTTCAGCATTGGGGTGAGAATGCTATAGAAGGCTGACACCACCTTATCGTGGTGAGCTGACCTGTAGGATTTGGGTCTCATGTAGATAAAAATGGCAGCTCCATAAAAGAGCCCCACCACAGCCACgtgtgaggagcaggtggcaaaggcCTTCTTGCGGGCTTCTGTGGAGCGCATGTGGAGGACAGCAGCCAGGATGAGACTGTAGGAGgtcaggatgaggcagaagggcaCCAGGAGCATCAACACACAGCAGATGTACATGACATTCTCAAAGACAGATGTGTCAGCACAAGCCAAGCGCACCAGCGTAGGGGCCTCACGGAAGAAATGGTCTATCTCTCGCCTGCTGCAAAACGGGAAGCTCAGGGCAACAACTGCCTGCATCAGCCCGTCAACTGCTCCCAGGAACCAGGACCCCACGGTCATCCTCAGACACAGTGGCCAGTTCATGAGCATGGGATAGCGCAGAGGATGGCATAcagccacatagcggtcataggccatggctgCTAAGAGGAAGCACTCCCCACCACCCAGAGTGAGAAGGAAGAAGATCTGCAAGCCACAGCCAGCAAGGGAGATGGACTTGATTCCAGTCAAGTAGTCAGCAGCCATTTTAGGCACAGTGGTGGAAACCAGCATGGCGTCCATGAGGGACAGTTGGCTCAGGAGGAAGTACATGGGCGTGTGGAGCCAGAGGTCCCACTGAATCAGGAGAATCATGAGAGCATTGCCCACTAGAGCCATAAAAGCTATTGTCAGAACCATCCCAAAGAGAAACTGTTGGGCTCTGGAGTGGCCCAAGAGACCTAGGAGAATGAAGTCGGAACTGGTGTTCCCACTTTCCATGATTTCAAACAACAGAAGAGACACTGTCAGTGGAAACATAGGagagagattaattttttaaatgcccctTGTTATTTATATCCTTCTAAATAATCACATGTGTAATAATGAAACCTATTTCAAATCtttcatctcttatttttcttcttgtttttatttttggtgctggggattgaactcagtggtgcttggccactgagccacatccccagccctgttttgtattttattttgaaacatggtctcactgagttccttagtgcctcaccattgctaaagCTGTTTTttaacttgcaattcttctgtctcagtcttccaagctgctgggattacaggcatgtgccaccacgcctggcttcatCTATTTTTTAAGCATGTTTAAATCAAGATAAAATTAacttaaaggttttttttttttttttttttttttttgtcattttgaagTTTCACATGATAAATGCCTCCTAGGTTGAGTGTTGATTAATTGGCATACCAAATCCTAATTCTTGAGAAGTTGCAACTGACATACCAGAGAGACTTTTTAGTTACTTGGTGCCCAAATAAATGGGTGAGCAGGAAATGGTGTACATGTGTCATTCATATTGATGCTTTAGTCGTGTCCTGCATGATC is a window of Marmota flaviventris isolate mMarFla1 chromosome 5 unlocalized genomic scaffold, mMarFla1.hap1 SUPER_5_unloc_2, whole genome shotgun sequence DNA encoding:
- the LOC139703657 gene encoding olfactory receptor 2T33-like, encoding MESGNTSSDFILLGLLGHSRAQQFLFGMVLTIAFMALVGNALMILLIQWDLWLHTPMYFLLSQLSLMDAMLVSTTVPKMAADYLTGIKSISLAGCGLQIFFLLTLGGGECFLLAAMAYDRYVAVCHPLRYPMLMNWPLCLRMTVGSWFLGAVDGLMQAVVALSFPFCSRREIDHFFREAPTLVRLACADTSVFENVMYICCVLMLLVPFCLILTSYSLILAAVLHMRSTEARKKAFATCSSHVAVVGLFYGAAIFIYMRPKSYRSAHHDKVVSAFYSILTPMLNPLIFSLRNSEVKGTLRKCVASVWP